From a region of the Arachis ipaensis cultivar K30076 chromosome B09, Araip1.1, whole genome shotgun sequence genome:
- the LOC107617189 gene encoding uncharacterized protein LOC107617189 translates to MALKYAIVIIGLLAWVVLVPSKIVARDLPQTFSSYGAGSGIAKDILVGGSPAHAPNQAYREEKSESNVGLDGLVKQGSVEGSLIRHCYVFCCALGKCICCDHHFLSSFDPLPAGN, encoded by the exons ATGGCTTTAAAATATGCAATAGTCATTATAGGACTCTTAGCTTGGGTTGTTCTTGTTCCTTCAAAGATAGTTGCAAGAGATCTTCCTCAGACTTTCTCTAGCTATGGAGCAG GTAGTGGCATTGCCAAGGATATATTAGTTGGAGGCAGCCCTGCTCATGCCCCAAACCAAG CATATAGGGAAGAAAAATCAGAATCAAATGTTGGATTAGATGGATTGGTTAAACAAGGTAGCGTGGAAGGAAGTCTTATTAGACATTGTTATGTATTTTGTTGCGCCTTGGGAAAGTGTATATGTTGTGATCATCACTTTTTGTCTTCCTTTGATCCATTACCTGCGGGTAACTAA
- the LOC107615060 gene encoding uncharacterized protein LOC107615060 — translation MPKLSKWRSRKCDIRIARVLQRRCAELLGSGHEEEEEGGGAEDLGTEAALRTWERRQQRRARPPRYIFSPLSPSGIKLAVASEIRGRVTGDARDAILAEVQEQVSILCSTFSWKESDRAAAKHATHALADLAKNGVNPSVVVSCRGSGERDYQMRSYSGFGSAISTSKLLPAPVTEEDLVQKLLPFEHEVEKVSAFALGLLVAVVATLKVSESKHCFSESSNEIKVLNAKNTMQKAKEKNLKNSREKQQFSTESSITSMCVVETAGPLFSHFWNDFCL, via the exons ATGCCCAAGCTATcaaagtggcgcagccggaagtgtgacatTCGGATAGCGAGGGTGTTACAAAGACGATGTGCCGAGCTACTGGGTTCTGGacacgaggaagaagaagaaggcggCGGTGCTGAGGATCTGGGGACGGAGGCGGCGCTTAGGACCTGGGAACGGCGGCAGCAACGAAGGGCTAGG CCGCCGCGGTATATTTTTTCGCCATTGTCACCATCAGGCATCAAACTCGCCGTAGCATCTGAGATCAGAGGGAGAGTCACCGGCGACGCCCGCGACGCCATCCTTGCCGAGGTCCAGGAGCAGGTTTCCATCCTCTGCTCCACTTTCTCATGGAAGGAGTCAGATCGAGCCGCCGCCAAGCACGCCACTCACGCGCTCGCTGATCTTGCCAAAAACG GTGTAAATCCTTCAGTGGTTGTGTCTTGCAGAGGAAGTGGTGAACGTGATTATCAAATGAGGAGCTATTCCGGCTTTGGTTCAGCAATTAGCACCTCCAAGCTCCTCCCGGCTCCCGTGACAGAAGAAGACCTCGTTCAGAAGCTGTTGCCGTTTGAGCATGAGGTTGAGAAAgtgagtgcttttgcacttggaCTTCTTGTCGCTGTAGTTGCCACGTTGAAAGTTTCTGAATCGAAGCACTGTTTCa GTGAAAGCAGTAATGAAATCAAAGTGCTTAATGCTAAAAACACAATGCAGAAAGCAAAG gaaaagaatctaaagaattCCAGAGAGAAGCAACAATTCTCCACAGAGTCTTCAATAACTTCTATGTGTGTGGTGGAAACTGCAG GTCCGCTATTTTCACATTTCTGGAACGATTTCTGCTTATGA
- the LOC107615057 gene encoding homeobox-leucine zipper protein REVOLUTA-like, translating into MAISPSGINPAVGSKLSPGSPEALTLANWICCSYSYYLGAELLRFDSLIGESVLKHLWHHQDAILCYSLKSVPVFIFANQAGLDMLETTLVALQDITWVFRGR; encoded by the exons ATGGCGATTTCTCCATCTGGTATAAACCCGGCAGTTGGCTCAAAACTCTCTCCTGGTTCTCCAGAGGCTCTTACACTAGCCAACTGGATCTGCTGCAGTTATAG TTATTATTTGGGGGCAGAGTTGCTGAGATTTGATTCTCTCATTGGTGAGTCAGTGCTTAAACATTTGTGGCATCATCAGGATGCCATTTTGTGCTATTCTTTGAAG TCGGTGCCGGTGTTTATCTTTGCAAACCAGGCTGGCCTTGACATGTTGGAAACAACTTTGGTGGCTTTACAAGACATCACATGGGTATTTAGAGGAAGGTAA
- the LOC107615059 gene encoding adenine phosphoribosyltransferase 5-like produces MSYMRNKLPVLVLPPVPKGVEARGFFFGPSIALAIGSKFVPLRKPRKLPGEVISEKYDLEYGSDYLEMHVGAVKHGDKAIVIDDLVATGGTLSAAITLLMCYRKVLESTASTTAKQHLLSSFLKKMLGMHQYYSEALYVCQLALLIYLTVMFSEMKIGSDSFSPRIEMFSLHIFTC; encoded by the exons ATGTCTTATATGCGAAACAA ACTTCCTGTTCTAGTGCTACCCCCTGTTCCAAAAG GAGTGGAAGCTAGGGGATTCTTTTTTGGCCCCTCAATAGCATTAGCCATTGGTTCAAAGTTTGTTCCTTTGCGCAAACCTCGAAAGCTACCAG GTGAAGTAATTTCAGAAAAATATGATCTAGAATATGGAAGTGATTATTTGGAGATGCATGTTGGTGCTGTGAAACATGGTGACAAAGCCATTGTTATTGATGATTTGGTGGCTACAGGTGGAACTCTATCTGCAGCAATTACTCTCTTAA TGTGCTACAGAAAAGTGTTGGAGAGTACTGCTTCCACCACTGCAAAGCAGCACCTGTTGTCATCGTTCCTGAAAAAG ATGCTGGGGATGCATCAATATTATAGTGAAGCTTTGTACGTATGTCAATTGGCCTTGTTAATATATCTAACAGTCATGTTTAGTGAAATGAAGATTGGTTCTGACTCATTTTCACCAAGAATAGAGATGTTTTCCTTGCATATATTTACATGTTAA